From a single Couchioplanes caeruleus genomic region:
- a CDS encoding FAD-dependent oxidoreductase: MTRKRMLALMGATAAGSVAASVTSPGAAAAASGIAAGIPDAHVLRRDVCVIGGGSAGTYVAVRLGDLGRSVAVVETKDRLGGHTETYHDPATGGTVDIGVIVFEDDPLVHRHFGRFGLELTGLGGFGGDTAFVDFRTGRPVGYTPPAPTALGTYYDLISRYGPIDAVIDLPDPVPHDLVAPFADFVRKYDLGSVVPLVFNYGQGIGDILRLPALYSVNTFGQGVVRNIMDRSFLTTAAHDNSLLYERATAHLGDDVLLESHVLRVDRSGRGVRVLVATPEGLRLIVARKLVVTCPPLLRNFAGFDLDATERSVFGQFVSGAYYTGVVRLSGLPEGLSLENVAADTPYNLPPLPGLYGLSPTGIPGLYNVKYGSPEPLPEAQVRRDIRVEIERLARAGTYPVRFEDLEVFSSHTPFELHVSPEAIAGGFYRRLNALQGHNDTYYSSAAVHSHNSTRIWAGAETLLPSIAA; the protein is encoded by the coding sequence ATGACCCGTAAGCGGATGCTCGCCCTGATGGGAGCGACGGCGGCCGGGTCCGTCGCCGCCTCCGTGACGTCGCCGGGCGCGGCCGCCGCGGCGTCCGGCATCGCCGCCGGCATCCCGGACGCCCATGTGCTGCGCCGCGACGTCTGCGTCATCGGCGGCGGCTCGGCCGGCACGTACGTGGCCGTGCGCCTGGGCGACCTCGGCCGCAGCGTCGCCGTCGTGGAGACGAAGGACCGGCTGGGCGGGCACACCGAGACGTACCACGACCCGGCCACCGGCGGCACGGTCGACATCGGAGTGATCGTCTTCGAGGACGACCCGCTGGTGCACCGCCACTTCGGCCGCTTCGGGCTGGAGCTGACCGGGCTCGGCGGGTTCGGCGGCGACACCGCGTTCGTCGACTTCCGCACCGGCCGCCCGGTCGGCTACACGCCGCCTGCCCCCACCGCGCTCGGCACCTACTACGACCTCATCAGCCGGTACGGGCCCATCGACGCCGTCATCGACCTGCCGGACCCGGTGCCGCACGATCTCGTGGCGCCGTTCGCCGACTTCGTGCGCAAGTACGACCTCGGCTCGGTCGTGCCGCTGGTGTTCAACTACGGCCAGGGCATCGGCGACATCCTGCGGCTGCCCGCGCTGTACTCCGTCAACACGTTCGGTCAGGGCGTGGTCCGCAACATCATGGACCGTTCGTTCCTCACGACCGCGGCCCACGACAACAGCCTGCTGTACGAGCGCGCCACCGCCCACCTCGGCGACGACGTGCTGCTCGAGTCGCACGTGCTGCGCGTCGACCGCTCCGGGCGCGGCGTGCGCGTGCTCGTCGCCACGCCGGAGGGCCTGCGCCTCATCGTGGCCCGCAAGCTCGTGGTGACCTGCCCGCCGCTGCTGCGGAACTTCGCCGGCTTCGACCTCGACGCCACCGAGCGGTCGGTGTTCGGCCAGTTCGTCAGCGGCGCCTACTACACCGGCGTGGTCCGGCTGTCCGGGCTGCCCGAGGGCCTCAGCCTCGAGAACGTCGCCGCGGACACGCCGTACAACCTGCCGCCGCTGCCCGGCCTGTACGGGCTCAGCCCGACCGGCATCCCCGGCCTCTACAACGTCAAGTACGGCAGCCCGGAGCCGCTGCCCGAGGCGCAGGTGCGGCGCGACATCCGCGTCGAGATCGAACGCCTCGCCCGCGCGGGCACCTACCCGGTCCGCTTCGAGGACCTCGAGGTGTTCTCCAGCCACACCCCGTTCGAGCTGCACGTGAGCCCGGAGGCGATCGCGGGCGGCTTCTACCGCCGGCTCAACGCGCTGCAGGGCCACAACGACACGTACTACTCCAGCGCCGCGGTGCACTCGCACAACTCGACCCGCATCTGGGCCGGCGCGGAGACGCTCCTCCCGTCGATCGCCGCCTGA
- a CDS encoding WXG100 family type VII secretion target, translating into MAITLHALVDADTGALRGVADRWLALVDAIDTTVGDLGAETRDLPYHWSGDDAPAAQERVAKLRTQIGNAHVKCACIADALRGFADDIAHCQRMLRGVVDEARAAGLTVDLQSGTVTAPLATVAAESRAGVDAYAAQISEILRLADDADRRTRAELDRQSSSVGEWLSLPSELHWSEQVDPVSQSVFATKVPVSQAAVWHYAHPLEKERLITEQPEVYGAAEGLPSEDRDTANRILLAREKASLIDQQALLANGTASPPDPSDGPDPQRQELAAVNSRLAAVERLENRMNDPRKPKMYLVDYRPGDEENTVLSAGGGQYDDAWVGTRQHRYGD; encoded by the coding sequence ATGGCCATCACCCTGCACGCGCTCGTCGACGCCGACACGGGTGCGCTGCGCGGCGTCGCGGACCGCTGGCTCGCGCTCGTCGACGCGATCGACACCACGGTCGGTGATCTCGGCGCGGAGACGCGGGACCTGCCGTACCACTGGAGCGGCGACGACGCGCCCGCCGCGCAGGAACGGGTCGCGAAGCTGCGGACCCAGATCGGCAATGCGCATGTGAAGTGCGCCTGCATCGCTGACGCGTTGCGCGGTTTCGCCGACGACATCGCGCACTGCCAGCGGATGCTGCGCGGCGTCGTCGACGAGGCGCGCGCCGCCGGGCTCACCGTCGACCTGCAGTCGGGCACGGTCACGGCGCCGCTGGCCACCGTGGCGGCGGAGTCGCGGGCCGGTGTGGACGCGTACGCCGCGCAGATCTCGGAGATCCTGCGGCTGGCGGACGACGCCGACCGCCGGACGCGCGCCGAGCTCGACCGGCAGAGCTCCTCGGTCGGCGAGTGGCTGTCGCTGCCCTCCGAGCTGCACTGGTCCGAGCAGGTCGACCCGGTCTCGCAGAGCGTCTTCGCGACGAAGGTGCCGGTCAGCCAGGCGGCCGTCTGGCACTACGCACATCCGCTCGAGAAGGAACGGCTCATCACCGAGCAACCCGAGGTGTACGGCGCCGCGGAAGGGCTGCCGAGCGAGGACCGCGACACCGCCAACCGCATCCTGCTCGCGCGCGAGAAGGCCTCGCTCATCGACCAGCAGGCGCTGCTCGCCAACGGCACCGCGTCGCCACCGGATCCGTCGGACGGCCCGGACCCGCAGCGGCAGGAGCTCGCCGCGGTGAACAGCCGGCTGGCGGCCGTCGAACGCCTCGAGAACCGCATGAACGACCCGCGCAAGCCGAAGATGTACCTCGTCGACTACAGGCCGGGCGACGAGGAGAACACCGTGCTCTCCGCGGGCGGCGGCCAGTACGACGACGCGTGGGTGGGCACGAGGCAGCACCGGTACGGCGACTGA
- a CDS encoding diacylglycerol/lipid kinase family protein: protein MRTKGQLTEDIRTGRRAALVVNAHSRRGGRLHHDARARLLAAGFTLLGDHPAERPGELEESLEAAIGLGPDLLVAGGGDGTISTAARMLAHRDIALGLLPLGTTNNFARTVGVPLGLDAAVATLTEGTVVDVDLGLAGDMAFTNHVGVGLSADVMSNAPRRLKRLAGRYAYPLTALALLARHRPLRARVRAAGSEHEFLTHQLYVANGGFHAGRPITADADADDRLLVAYPVGGGTRRGLLRETARNTATGHRRTLRDEPFLAVGELWLETDRPARVEVDGEPCGRTPIRVGVDPNALRIMAPPGTVDR from the coding sequence ATGCGTACCAAGGGGCAGCTCACCGAGGACATCCGGACCGGACGGCGGGCGGCGCTGGTGGTCAACGCGCACTCGCGGCGCGGCGGCCGGCTGCACCACGACGCCCGCGCGCGGCTGCTCGCGGCCGGGTTCACGCTGCTCGGCGACCATCCCGCCGAGCGGCCCGGCGAGCTCGAGGAGAGCCTGGAGGCCGCGATCGGCCTGGGCCCGGACCTGCTCGTCGCGGGCGGCGGGGACGGCACGATCAGCACCGCCGCGCGGATGCTGGCGCACCGCGACATCGCGCTCGGGCTGCTGCCGCTGGGCACGACCAACAACTTCGCGCGTACGGTCGGGGTCCCGCTGGGCCTCGACGCGGCGGTCGCCACGCTCACCGAGGGCACGGTCGTCGACGTCGATCTGGGCCTGGCGGGCGACATGGCGTTCACCAACCACGTCGGCGTGGGCCTGTCCGCCGACGTCATGAGCAACGCGCCGCGCCGCCTGAAGCGCCTCGCCGGGCGGTACGCGTACCCGCTGACGGCGCTCGCCCTGCTGGCCCGGCACCGCCCGCTGCGGGCCCGGGTGCGCGCCGCCGGCAGCGAGCACGAGTTCCTGACCCACCAGCTGTACGTGGCCAACGGCGGCTTCCACGCGGGCCGCCCGATCACGGCGGACGCCGACGCGGACGACCGGCTGCTCGTGGCGTACCCGGTGGGCGGCGGCACCCGGCGCGGGCTGCTGCGCGAGACCGCCCGCAACACGGCGACCGGGCACCGCCGCACGCTGCGCGACGAGCCGTTCCTCGCGGTCGGCGAGCTGTGGCTGGAGACGGACCGCCCGGCGCGGGTCGAGGTCGACGGCGAACCGTGCGGCCGCACCCCCATCCGCGTCGGCGTCGACCCCAACGCGCTGCGCATCATGGCGCCGCCCGGCACCGTCGACCGCTGA
- a CDS encoding LCP family protein yields the protein MRKTSRAGRRSPSWARWLLTVGVVLMVLSGGSLVGANLVLSSATGAVDQENLIGGARSAADRKHADIKGAKNILLVGLDTRPSWKNKEPSRSDSIILLHLPADHSRAYLVSLPRDSYVEIPAYDNGKQPYRGGRNKINSAFAFGSRGLEGQEAEAHGFELLALTVKRLTGITPDAGAIIDFGGFKDVVNVLGKVCMYVDEDVTSIHIGHTADGKQAVPYKTDAAGLNPRKVPGVTANFYKKGNHCLTPVEALDFARQRDLLANRDSDYGRQRHQQQLLKAILKQAVHDGFNSPTKLPKLITAIGKTMTVDNGGISLEDWAFAMRNTNPDDLITIKTNDGKFNSESVPGIGSVEVLSDTTMELLRSVKDDTVPAFLQANPSWIADS from the coding sequence GTGAGGAAGACTTCGCGTGCCGGCCGCCGTTCCCCGTCGTGGGCCCGGTGGCTGCTCACCGTCGGCGTGGTGCTGATGGTGCTCAGCGGGGGCTCGCTCGTCGGGGCCAACCTGGTGCTCAGCTCCGCCACCGGCGCGGTCGACCAGGAGAACCTGATCGGCGGGGCCCGGTCCGCCGCCGACCGCAAGCACGCCGACATCAAGGGCGCGAAGAACATCCTGCTCGTCGGCCTCGACACCCGGCCGAGCTGGAAGAACAAGGAGCCGAGCCGCTCCGACTCGATCATCCTGCTGCACCTGCCCGCGGACCACTCGCGGGCATACCTCGTGTCGCTGCCGCGGGACAGCTACGTCGAGATCCCGGCGTACGACAACGGCAAGCAGCCGTACCGGGGCGGCCGGAACAAGATCAACTCGGCGTTCGCCTTCGGCAGCCGGGGGCTCGAGGGGCAGGAGGCCGAGGCGCACGGCTTCGAGCTGCTCGCGCTGACCGTCAAGCGGCTCACCGGCATCACCCCGGACGCCGGCGCGATCATCGACTTCGGCGGCTTCAAGGACGTCGTGAACGTCCTCGGCAAGGTCTGCATGTACGTCGACGAGGACGTCACCTCGATCCACATCGGCCACACCGCGGACGGGAAGCAGGCGGTGCCGTACAAGACCGATGCGGCCGGCCTCAACCCCCGCAAGGTGCCCGGGGTGACCGCCAACTTCTACAAGAAGGGCAACCACTGCCTCACCCCGGTGGAGGCGCTGGACTTCGCCCGCCAGCGCGACCTGCTGGCGAACCGGGACTCCGACTACGGCCGGCAGCGCCACCAGCAGCAGCTGCTGAAGGCGATCCTCAAGCAGGCCGTGCACGACGGCTTCAACTCGCCGACGAAGCTGCCCAAGCTGATCACCGCCATCGGCAAGACGATGACGGTCGACAACGGCGGCATCTCGCTGGAGGACTGGGCGTTCGCGATGCGCAACACCAACCCGGACGACCTGATCACCATCAAGACCAACGACGGCAAGTTCAACAGCGAGTCGGTGCCCGGCATCGGCAGCGTCGAGGTGCTCAGCGACACGACGATGGAGTTGCTGCGGTCGGTCAAGGACGACACCGTGCCGGCGTTCCTGCAGGCCAACCCCAGCTGGATCGCCGACAGCTGA
- a CDS encoding nitronate monooxygenase: MRELIRPLVVAPMAGGPSTPALVTAASRAGATAFLAAGYKTPAAVEDELRAVRGAGIPYGLNIFVPVPPPADVEPLERYRAVLQPEADRYGIELPALRLTDDDHFADKVELAVAYAVPLVSFTFGVPPEPVVRALRAAGCAVLVTVTDALEAQRAVAVGPDALIAQAGAAGGHSATTDPAGYRGATTAAEVLRAVRAVSDVPVVAAGGVASAAGVRDLLAAGATAVQCGTAFLLAGEAGTRDAHRRAIRSGDHRETVVTRAFTGQPARGLRNRFTDAYSAAAPIGYPAIHHLTAPIRAAAAKAGDTGALHLWAGTGFASARPGPAAELVAAFRPED; the protein is encoded by the coding sequence ATGCGTGAGCTGATCCGTCCCCTCGTCGTCGCCCCGATGGCCGGCGGCCCCTCCACACCCGCCCTGGTCACCGCCGCCTCCCGGGCCGGCGCCACCGCGTTCCTCGCCGCCGGCTACAAGACGCCCGCCGCCGTGGAGGACGAGCTCCGGGCCGTACGCGGCGCCGGGATCCCGTACGGGCTGAACATCTTCGTCCCGGTCCCGCCGCCCGCCGACGTCGAGCCGCTGGAGCGGTACCGGGCTGTGCTGCAACCCGAGGCCGACCGGTACGGCATCGAGCTGCCCGCGCTCCGGCTGACCGACGACGACCACTTCGCCGACAAGGTGGAGCTGGCCGTGGCGTACGCCGTGCCGCTGGTCAGCTTCACGTTCGGCGTACCCCCGGAACCGGTCGTGCGGGCCCTGCGGGCGGCGGGATGCGCCGTCCTGGTCACGGTGACCGACGCCCTCGAGGCGCAACGGGCGGTGGCCGTAGGGCCCGACGCGCTGATCGCCCAGGCCGGCGCGGCCGGTGGTCACTCGGCCACCACCGACCCGGCCGGTTACCGGGGCGCCACGACCGCGGCCGAGGTGCTCCGCGCGGTGCGGGCCGTCAGCGACGTACCGGTCGTCGCGGCCGGGGGAGTGGCCTCGGCTGCCGGCGTACGGGACCTCCTGGCGGCCGGCGCGACGGCCGTGCAGTGCGGCACCGCGTTCCTGCTGGCCGGCGAGGCCGGCACGCGCGACGCCCACCGCCGCGCGATCCGCTCGGGCGACCACCGCGAGACCGTCGTGACCCGCGCGTTCACCGGCCAGCCGGCCCGCGGCCTGCGCAACCGCTTCACCGACGCCTACTCGGCCGCCGCGCCGATCGGGTACCCCGCGATCCACCACCTGACCGCGCCGATCCGGGCGGCGGCCGCGAAGGCGGGCGACACCGGGGCCCTGCACCTGTGGGCGGGCACGGGTTTCGCGTCGGCCCGCCCGGGCCCGGCCGCCGAGCTGGTCGCGGCGTTCCGGCCGGAGGACTGA
- a CDS encoding glycoside hydrolase family 3 protein: MTASAFSAAVAAVRAGASPDTAAEDLLQQLTEDERLGLLDGDLPFWDAMADMLGNGYNRTPYPMGRVDRLGIPGLLFSDGPRGVVMGASTAFPVSMARGATWDTTLEERVGTAIGREMRAQGANFFGGVCINLPRHPAWGRAQETYGEDPVLLGEFGAALTRSVQRHAMAVAKHYALNSMENARFTVDVTADDATLHEVYLAHFRRVVDEGVAGIMTAYNSVNGEWAGQNEDLMEGVLRRRWGFTGVTVSDFIWGLRDAATSLRAGLDVEEPFQQQRARHLSADLAEGRASWDDVDRAARRILRTQIHHYATREPEEPSLGEVFGDAHRALAREVAARSMVLLRNEQVAGAPVLPLRRDAVSSVAVIGRLADLPNTGDHGSSDVRAPEVVTPLRGLTEALPHATIRHVAEDSPEAAAEAARASDVAVVVVGYTAMDEGEYIGSAMFADPALLALFPPADDSPAGQELLGRLTEQAGTDLSIVGSQGAGGDRASLRLRPADAEIIRAVAAANPRTVVAVVTAGAVITEEWRDAAPAVLLAWYSGCEGGRALADVLLGEVDTAGRLPFSIPTTEDHLPFFDRDATAITYDKWFGQRLLDRDGHRAAFPLGFGLSYTTFTLSGLEAGPVSGETFDATVTVTNTGPRDGRHVVQLYGLPTGAGDDFPARVLLGFASVAVPAGRSVRVTVPASVRPLQRWTGDGFAPAAPTATIEAAAYAGDPAAVTASSPWPGR, encoded by the coding sequence ATGACCGCCAGCGCCTTCTCCGCCGCCGTCGCCGCCGTCCGCGCTGGAGCCTCGCCCGACACGGCCGCCGAGGACCTGCTGCAGCAGCTCACCGAAGACGAGCGGCTCGGTCTGCTCGACGGCGACCTGCCGTTCTGGGACGCGATGGCCGACATGCTCGGCAACGGCTACAACCGCACGCCGTACCCGATGGGGCGCGTCGACCGGCTGGGTATTCCCGGGCTGCTGTTCTCCGACGGCCCGCGCGGGGTGGTGATGGGCGCCTCCACGGCCTTCCCGGTGTCCATGGCCCGCGGTGCGACCTGGGACACCACGCTGGAGGAGCGGGTCGGCACGGCGATCGGCCGGGAGATGCGCGCGCAGGGCGCCAACTTCTTCGGCGGCGTCTGCATCAACCTGCCCCGGCACCCCGCGTGGGGCCGCGCCCAGGAGACGTACGGCGAGGACCCCGTCCTGCTCGGCGAGTTCGGCGCGGCGCTCACCCGGTCGGTGCAGCGGCACGCGATGGCCGTGGCGAAGCACTACGCGCTGAACTCCATGGAGAACGCCCGCTTCACCGTGGACGTGACCGCCGACGACGCCACGCTGCACGAGGTGTACCTGGCGCACTTCCGCCGGGTCGTCGACGAGGGCGTGGCCGGCATCATGACCGCGTACAACTCGGTGAACGGCGAGTGGGCCGGTCAGAACGAGGACCTCATGGAGGGCGTGCTGCGCCGCCGCTGGGGCTTCACCGGCGTCACCGTCTCCGACTTCATCTGGGGCCTGCGCGACGCGGCGACCTCGCTGCGCGCCGGGCTCGACGTCGAGGAGCCGTTCCAGCAGCAGCGTGCCCGGCACCTGAGCGCCGACCTGGCCGAGGGGCGGGCCTCGTGGGACGACGTGGACCGGGCCGCGCGGCGGATCCTGCGTACCCAGATCCACCACTACGCAACCCGCGAGCCGGAGGAGCCGTCGCTCGGCGAGGTCTTCGGCGACGCGCACCGTGCGCTGGCCCGCGAGGTCGCGGCCCGCAGCATGGTGCTGCTCAGGAACGAGCAGGTGGCGGGTGCACCGGTGCTGCCGCTGCGCCGCGACGCCGTCTCGTCGGTGGCCGTCATCGGCCGGCTGGCGGACCTGCCCAACACCGGCGACCACGGCTCGTCGGACGTCCGCGCGCCCGAGGTCGTCACGCCCCTGCGCGGGCTGACCGAGGCGCTGCCGCACGCCACGATCCGTCACGTCGCCGAGGACTCCCCCGAGGCGGCCGCCGAAGCCGCCCGGGCGAGCGACGTCGCGGTGGTGGTCGTCGGCTACACCGCGATGGACGAGGGCGAGTACATCGGCTCGGCCATGTTCGCCGACCCGGCGCTGCTCGCGCTCTTCCCGCCGGCCGACGACAGCCCGGCCGGGCAGGAGCTGCTGGGCCGCCTCACCGAGCAGGCCGGGACGGACCTGAGCATCGTCGGCAGCCAGGGCGCCGGCGGGGACCGGGCGAGCCTGCGCCTGCGCCCGGCCGACGCCGAGATCATCCGAGCTGTCGCGGCGGCGAACCCTCGCACGGTCGTCGCGGTGGTCACCGCCGGCGCCGTGATCACCGAGGAGTGGCGGGACGCCGCGCCGGCGGTGCTGCTGGCCTGGTACTCCGGCTGCGAGGGCGGCCGGGCCCTGGCGGACGTGCTGCTCGGCGAGGTCGACACCGCGGGGCGGCTGCCGTTCTCCATCCCCACCACCGAGGATCATCTGCCGTTCTTCGACCGCGACGCCACGGCCATCACGTACGACAAGTGGTTCGGTCAGCGCCTGCTGGACCGCGACGGGCACCGGGCCGCGTTCCCGCTCGGTTTCGGGCTGTCGTACACGACGTTCACGCTGTCCGGTCTCGAGGCCGGACCGGTCTCGGGCGAGACGTTCGACGCGACGGTGACGGTCACCAACACCGGGCCGCGCGACGGGCGGCACGTGGTTCAGCTGTACGGGCTGCCCACCGGCGCCGGTGACGACTTCCCCGCCCGGGTGCTGCTGGGTTTCGCCTCCGTGGCGGTGCCGGCCGGGCGATCCGTCCGGGTCACGGTCCCCGCCTCGGTACGCCCGCTGCAGCGCTGGACCGGCGACGGCTTCGCCCCGGCCGCGCCGACGGCCACCATCGAGGCGGCGGCGTACGCGGGCGACCCGGCCGCCGTCACCGCTTCTTCACCGTGGCCCGGCAGATGA
- a CDS encoding TetR/AcrR family transcriptional regulator, which translates to MTASVRRRLPPAERREEILAAATELIAVSGFNGVSLGAFAAACGMTKAGLLHHFPSKEHVLVGVLERRDELDIAAVMGDADPAADAATARAALTRLVHRNLGQQSVVKLYTVLSAEALDPAHPAHDYFRRRLRTSRDRLERELFAWHPWPGGAAMELLAFLDGLQLNWLRDPEVDFLAQWEAFADRFFAEG; encoded by the coding sequence GTGACCGCGTCCGTACGCCGCCGCCTCCCGCCGGCCGAGCGCCGCGAGGAGATCCTCGCCGCCGCGACCGAGCTCATCGCCGTCTCCGGCTTCAACGGCGTCTCGCTGGGCGCGTTCGCCGCGGCGTGCGGCATGACGAAGGCCGGGCTGCTGCACCACTTCCCGTCCAAGGAGCACGTCCTCGTCGGCGTCCTGGAACGCCGCGACGAGCTCGACATCGCCGCCGTCATGGGCGACGCGGACCCGGCTGCGGACGCGGCGACGGCCCGGGCCGCGCTGACCCGCCTGGTGCACCGCAACCTCGGGCAGCAGTCGGTGGTCAAGCTGTACACGGTGCTCAGCGCGGAGGCGCTCGACCCGGCGCACCCGGCGCACGACTATTTCCGGCGGCGTCTGCGGACCAGCCGGGACCGGCTCGAGCGCGAGCTGTTCGCCTGGCATCCGTGGCCCGGGGGAGCGGCGATGGAGCTGCTCGCGTTCCTCGACGGCCTGCAGCTCAACTGGCTGCGCGACCCGGAGGTCGACTTCCTGGCGCAGTGGGAGGCGTTCGCCGACCGGTTCTTCGCCGAAGGCTGA
- a CDS encoding glycosyltransferase produces MRILVVTAGSRGDVAPYTGLGQRLQRAGHRVAVAAHDRFAGLVRESGLEHRPLPGDPVELTRARTAAPGPQAARSVFAAFLDELGEGVLAAMAAGTDLVLTASGPAPLSRLAARGLGIPSAGVYLAPGVPTRAFPPPGWPGTGSSADNLAAGRELLTRSGSLYAGALRHLQVRLGLPAAPGAGPPDDWPVFHGFSPAVVPRPADWPASVHVTGYWWPAAPPGWRPPEVLTDFLAAGPPPVFIGFGSMTPEREGLDEVVAAAVARAGVRAVVQAGWAGLRVAGGDILMVGEVPHEWLFPRTAAVVHHAGAGTTAAGLRAGVPAVPVPVLVDQPFWADRLHRLGVAPEPLPLAELTADALAGALRSCLDRPEHRDRATELARRIRAEDGAAAVVSFVERLGAPLPPAGAGGGDAPD; encoded by the coding sequence ATGCGGATCCTCGTCGTGACAGCGGGTTCGCGCGGCGATGTCGCGCCGTACACCGGGCTGGGGCAGCGGCTGCAGCGGGCGGGTCACCGGGTGGCGGTGGCCGCGCACGACCGCTTCGCCGGTCTCGTCCGTGAGTCCGGGCTGGAGCACCGGCCCCTCCCCGGGGACCCGGTCGAGCTGACCCGCGCCCGCACGGCCGCGCCCGGCCCGCAGGCCGCCCGGTCGGTCTTCGCCGCGTTCCTCGACGAGCTGGGCGAGGGCGTTCTCGCCGCGATGGCCGCCGGCACCGATCTGGTGCTGACCGCGTCCGGCCCGGCGCCGCTGAGCCGGCTCGCCGCCCGGGGCCTCGGCATCCCGAGCGCCGGCGTGTACCTCGCACCGGGGGTTCCGACCCGCGCGTTCCCGCCACCCGGGTGGCCGGGCACCGGGAGCTCCGCGGACAATCTTGCCGCGGGCCGGGAGCTGCTCACCCGCAGCGGCTCGCTCTACGCCGGCGCCCTGCGGCACCTGCAGGTCCGGCTGGGCCTGCCCGCCGCGCCCGGGGCGGGGCCGCCGGACGACTGGCCGGTCTTCCACGGCTTCAGCCCGGCGGTGGTGCCCCGGCCCGCCGACTGGCCGGCGAGCGTGCACGTGACCGGCTACTGGTGGCCGGCCGCGCCGCCGGGATGGCGACCACCGGAGGTGCTGACCGACTTCCTGGCGGCCGGTCCGCCGCCGGTGTTCATCGGGTTCGGCAGCATGACGCCCGAACGCGAAGGGCTGGACGAGGTCGTCGCGGCGGCGGTCGCGCGGGCCGGCGTACGCGCCGTCGTCCAGGCCGGCTGGGCCGGGCTGCGGGTGGCCGGCGGCGACATCCTGATGGTCGGGGAGGTGCCGCACGAATGGCTGTTCCCCCGGACGGCCGCGGTGGTGCATCACGCCGGGGCGGGCACCACGGCGGCCGGGCTGCGCGCGGGCGTACCGGCGGTCCCGGTGCCGGTCCTGGTCGACCAGCCGTTCTGGGCGGACCGGCTGCACCGCCTCGGCGTCGCGCCGGAGCCGCTGCCCCTGGCGGAGCTCACCGCGGACGCCCTGGCCGGCGCGCTCCGGTCCTGCCTCGACCGGCCGGAGCACCGCGACCGGGCCACGGAGCTCGCCCGCCGGATCCGCGCGGAGGACGGCGCCGCCGCGGTGGTGTCCTTCGTGGAACGGCTCGGGGCGCCCCTGCCACCGGCCGGAGCCGGTGGAGGAGACGCCCCGGACTGA